The nucleotide window ATAGTGTTCTTGCCCTCAGACGGGTGCTCTGGGTGACTCTCTAGGTACGGAACTGGCAAAACAACGTCAGGAAAACTTTTAAGGGGCTGGTGTCTAGACCTTTTTTGAGTTGTTTTTAACGTGCATCTTCCGTCTTCCAGCATTAAAGACTGGAAAACAAGACTGAGCTACTTCCTGCAGAACTCTTCCAGTTCTTCTAAGATGAAATCTAAGAAAGTGGGGAAACACCACACCTACTTCAGGTAAGTTATGAGAAAGAGACTTTGTTTAAATAACTCAAGTgttccacaaaaaaaataaacctgagcAATGGAGTCTAATGTTCTCCATCTCTTTATGCAGACCTTCCCCCAAAGAAGCCCAGCTGTGGTCAGAAGCCTTTGATGAGCTTCTTGCTAATAAATGTAAGTGTCTTCAAAAAGTAACATTCATGAGCAAAGGGCTGGTGAAGTTTATATGTCTGTAAGAGATTGCTTCCTTGCATGTTAGCATTGTACCTTTCTAGTGTAAATAGCTTGGATTCTGGTCCTGAAAGATAAATGCTTTAAACTGTTTGAAGCCAAAATTCATAgaagtgttctttaaaaaattgtaaaccATCATTAAAACATCAAGAATGCTTCACtgtagtggatttttttttttctgtaacccTTGTAGTTAAAATTGTACCTATCAGCTTGGCTTTGGCAAATGTGAAGAGAGCACTTGTTCACTGAGCTCATGGCTTAGGCAAGACAAATGCATTCAGATAACTAACTTGGAAAAGATTCTGCAATGCAGAAGTGCAATGATCTTGGGATTTTACTGTAGCTCTACAAGGAAAAGCACTCTGTAGCAGAGCAAAAAGACTAAGACATAATATTACCACTTGCTCTTTGAACTTGAGTCATCCTTTCCATTGCAAAAAACATTCCAGAGGTTTGTAGTACAGGCATAAATATTTGCTCCAGTGTAAAGGTTAACACAGCAGATCCCATCtagggagggtttttttttaacatatatgcAGGCATCACAAAAGGGAACACATGGACTAGAAATGGcattcattttttgtgtttacCTAAAAAATCACTAACTCAAAGTGAAGCCTGCCAAGCTGCTAGAGCATTAATTTGTTTGCATACATAAATGTGGAAGTCTTTTTTATTGCTATGATGTCCCTGAAAGAACCAGACCAGAACTACAGCAAAATGCTTTGCTAGAAAGAGGTGCAACCAGTGGGTAAATTCAAGATTCCTGAAATAGTTTAAttcatgtggggtttttttttttttctttccctagaTGGTCTTGCTGCTTTTCGagcttttctgaagtctgaGTTCTGTGAAGAGAACATCGAGTTCTGGTTGGCCTGTGAGGACTTAAAGAAAACCAAGTCACCCCAGAAGCTGACATcgaaagcaaaaaaaatctacaatGACTTCATTGAAAAGGAAGCTCCTAAAGAGGTAAAGAAAACCTATTTAAACATAAGTGACCTGCTCTATGAGTTCTTACAgcctttctttatttctctgagCTCACTTTAAGGTACAAATGCCAAACTGCATTGAACATACCTTACTGTTAATATCTGCATCTGAACGTAACTGTCTCCGTAGCTGCCTTTTCACCAAGCTGGAAAATGGCATAAGCAGTATTTCAGAGAGTTTCCACCTTAACAGGGAAAAGTCAACAGCTGCATTTAACACCTGTAACATTTGAGTTCAGCACTGAAAGATAGTATAGCTGAATTACTTTAGGTTTTATATAAATGAAGAAGTTTCTTAAAGGAAACTTAATTAACTGGACCCTGTAGTAATGGGGTCTCGCCTTTTTCACCTCTTCAGAAATTTTATGGTGTATTACATGTGCTTGAATTCAGTTCTTAGAagtaaatgtcctttttttttttttttgtatttcagataaaCATAGACTTCCAAACCAAGAACATGATTGCACAGAATATTCAAGAAGCCACACGTACCTGCTTCAGTGCAGCACAAAAGAGAGTTTACAGCTTAATGGAGAATAACTCATACCCACGGTTTTTGGAATCTGAATTCTATCAGGAGCTGTGCAAGAAGACGCCCATTGCCAGAGCAGCCCAGGGGACATGAGCAATAAAGAAGAGTGAAAAGAAGCCTCTCAGCTAGTGAGGGAGCAAGCCACAGCTCATGGCAGTATCCTGACCTGAAAGACTGAGATACCGAGTGCTCAGTCTGTTTGCCATGGTGCAAGGACAAATACTGACTTTGGTGCAAAGCCGATGGCAAAGAGCGATCGTGTTGGAGGGCATTCAGAGGTGATGGCAGAAGTGTGCCAGCCAGATGCTGGTGCTGTGCTTCTCTGAGTGCTGCTGCAGCGAATGGTGACTCCATGCATTAGACCAAACCATGCAGTCTAAGAGTCCTGTCACAGCTGAGGCAGTGATGCAGCAGGTCAGAACAGAGCTTCCTTCTTGTAAACAGAAGCTGCTCTGTACAGTTGCACAGTGCTGGGAACTTGAGTAATTAGTTgcctatttatttttcctaaacaaCAACCTGTGTTGCTGTCATCAGTCACTCAGTGTGTTCGCACTGGTTCTGTAAACTGCCTCTAGCTGCAAAGAGATGTGTTGGGTTTCTGTGTGACTTCCAGACAGTAACAGCACTGTACAGCATGAAGTGAGGGTGGGATATAACTGTTCCCAGAGGAACAGGTTCTGCAACTAAAGCACGCAGGGCTGGGTTGTGTTAGTGGGGCCGCATGAAGCCAGACTGAGGGCAAAACTTGTGCAAGGCGAACAGGAGCTGTATAGTATTATATTTATATGTGCATTAAGATTGTGTTGAAAGCTGCAATAATGTCATAATTCTGTCTTGAGGACAGCAAGCTTCAATGAagtcttttactgtttttaataaactatTTTGATACAAAGCTTCTTTTGTTGCTTAACTTGTTTTGCACACGCACAGAGATATACTATCTGGCACTAAACTCCAGAGTATTGGGACTGCATGTCCTGAGTGTGATCTTAAGAGGgctaatttttaaagcagttaaggcaagtgtttggtttggttttgttgttttttttaacagaataaaaataaaaagcttaacAGGGGAGACCTATTCCATTGCATCCTCTGTCTTAACCACCTCCCCATGAAATAAATCTCTAAGACAGTGTGAGGCACATGTACACATGACAGATCAACTAAAATGCAGCAGTAGGCCAGTGAAGCACCCACAAGCAGCAGTATTGCTGCTGGAGGGGTCACAGGATGCCATTTGGAATACAGGCACCAGTAGTACAGTTGCTCCTGCTCAAGACTTCTGCTTCAAACAGGGCTTAGGAGGGCTTTAGTGTCAGGCTGTAAAACCCATGCAGAACTAGTGGAGGTCATACTGCAGTAAAAGCATTTGGTCCCTGCTAGGTGAGTGCTTCTAAGGGAAAAGTTATTGGTCATCACTATTCCATGTCAATTTTTCTAACTGACAACATCCCACAACAGTACTTCCAAAACACTCCCTAATTTGTTAGTTTTGTGACTTGTCTGAATTCTACTTCTGTTTAGGTCCTGGCTCCAGCTATTTTGACTCCAGTCCTCTGGTTACAGCTCTAATTGCTTAGTTCACATATATCCACAGCAATCACTTCTGTAATGGTCCACTTCTCCAAGCATCAAGAAAACTCTAACTACAGGATTTTCCACTTCAATTACACATCCAAAGATTGTTCAAAAGCAGCTACTTCATGCAGGTATACAGATATTGTAGGATATATAgcagtgtgtatatatacatacacacagatatGTATATCTATTATGCTGCCTCTATGTGGAAAGAAGCAAATTTGGTACAGCCCTCATTTTGCTATAGCCCCATTTCTGGGGCTGTGAGAGCTAGCTCTCATACAGCTAAACTTGCTGATCAGTTAAGTCCACATAAAACAAGCACAAGTAAAACTCAGGCTAATAAAGTTTTTTTCCAAccatgaaaaacagatttgggCTGACAATTGCTTTTGTAATCTAACAGAACAATTAGAAGAGCATAATAATAGCCAGAACTATACCTATTAATGACTCAAAGCCAAGGCAGGAATAATTCCATGAAGCTTCATTGGCTTCAGTGAAGCTGCATTATTAATCTGTGCCAATTTGGGATGTGGTAATTAACAACTACTGGTGTCTGgtttcagggaaagaaacatttctagtCTCAGTAGGTGCCAGAACTACTTATAGTGCACTGTATAGTACAGAGGGGAAATTAGGTGGGGCTGTTAGGCAGGGTATCACTGCCTAAGGGCTGTTGttgtatatttttaagatttgaaTCATGAACATTGGTCTTTATGaaggctctgcaggcagctccgTAGCTTCTATGAAGCGTGCCACCAGGGTAGCAAACCAGCTAAGCCATGCTGAGTCCCCAGCATGGTCTGTCTGCAGGGTCCAAGAGCCCTGGTTTTAAGGCTAAGCTTTGCAGCAAAACAGTTTGGTgtatcaacagaaaaaacaaacaaacaaaaaaacccccttatttttataaaatataacgGATCTGTGCACACAACATTCCTTCCACTTGttgcttttccagtttctgaTAAGAGCCCTTTTTTCCCAACTCCCAGGGGTAAAATTCACCAGAAAAAAGGGCACTACAGGCATGTTGGGAGTGCTGCAACCCAAAAGATTGCTATGAACCATTCCTGGAGAAATACAAAACCACTGATTGCTTTAAGAGATGCTGGTTCCGTACTCTGGGCAGCCTTACAGCTGCAGTTAAAATTGGTACTCTGGTATCAGTATCCAATGACAACCAATAATAAACTGCTGGTTCCTCCATAGCCCAGTAGAACAGTTCACCCTCCAGCCCTGGTTCTGCTGGGCTGCACACAGCCAAACTCGCTGCAGTGGCAGAGAAAAGATCCATCTGGGAATAGCCaaaagaaggcagcagagctgggctcctGCAGGTCAAGGCAAGGGCGCGGCTAAGCAGCTGGCCAGAGCACAGTCCTTTTTTTAGCTTCCACCAGGTTATAAAACTGCTCCAGCCTGTATCCCCATTGACAGCCACCCAGGCAGGAAAATAAGGAGAAGGGATCCTGATGGGTAACTATGGTCCACAAACCATAGCTACAAAGGAGCACAGGTCCTGCACAAGTCTGTAAACAAGCTTAGCACTTTTAGAGAAAGAACCTTGCTGCAAAAAGCTGAGGACAGTGAGAAGAGGCCATCTCTGGAGGGTGGTGGGTTGCAAGGCACCCCGGCTCTGGTGGTACAGCCTTTAGCTGCACAGCAAACCCTGGCTAAGCCCAAAAAAAGTCAATGCCAGCTCATGTGCTACTGACATGACTGACCTTGGCATGTAGAGTCTGAGGATCTAGACTGCTGAAAGACACCAGCAAGTGTGGACTAAAGGCAACTTTTAACTATCCATGTATCACTGTTTTTAAACCACAATCTCACAATATTTGGTGCTTTCCTTAGTTGCTAGAGGCAAGCGATTCCCCTGATTTCATATCACAAAAAATATATCTCACCCTAAtgattatgaagaaaaatttgaaagtgAAACTGGAGTATCCCTAGTAATTCCCGAGAACCAGAACTTAATGCAAGACTATGcagtcatttaaaagaaaaaaaagatacctaaTTTTCTAAGCCAATCTCATGATTTTGGGAAACTGGTTCATGAGTTTCAACTATCTGGATCCAGCAACAGCTCGGTTTTTTTAAGGGCTTGGGCTGAGACTGCAGCATAGGGCAATCTGAAGGAGCATCCTCCATGCTATCAAGAAGGCAACATGTAATCTCCTACAATACAACACCAAAGCAGCTGACCCTCAGCAAGTGCCCTCTGGCCCAAAGGCTAGAGAGGACCTCTGAGAACAGGATGAGCTCAACAGCCATGCTGACTCACTGCTCCAGTCAAATGGGAAAGTGATGCAAACAAATGGCAACGCAGTGCTCTTGCTCC belongs to Aquila chrysaetos chrysaetos chromosome 12, bAquChr1.4, whole genome shotgun sequence and includes:
- the RGS2 gene encoding regulator of G-protein signaling 2 isoform X1: MQSAVFLALQHDGGRMERGGSDGEEAEKGRMKRTIIKDWKTRLSYFLQNSSSSSKMKSKKVGKHHTYFRPSPKEAQLWSEAFDELLANKYGLAAFRAFLKSEFCEENIEFWLACEDLKKTKSPQKLTSKAKKIYNDFIEKEAPKEINIDFQTKNMIAQNIQEATRTCFSAAQKRVYSLMENNSYPRFLESEFYQELCKKTPIARAAQGT
- the RGS2 gene encoding regulator of G-protein signaling 2 isoform X2; amino-acid sequence: MKSKKVGKHHTYFRPSPKEAQLWSEAFDELLANKYGLAAFRAFLKSEFCEENIEFWLACEDLKKTKSPQKLTSKAKKIYNDFIEKEAPKEINIDFQTKNMIAQNIQEATRTCFSAAQKRVYSLMENNSYPRFLESEFYQELCKKTPIARAAQGT